In one window of Nocardia brasiliensis DNA:
- a CDS encoding CocE/NonD family hydrolase: protein MTAQPSITAATTVAPNHRFEIGPVRYPKLFGANTVPIPMSDGAVLTADILRPGDGAGPAREPLPAIINFTAYNKMLNRRAMRWHNTLRRLSAQVGGSDRRRFTARDVLHTPAGGILEPFVINRTAVLRGYVGLMIDVRGTGTSTGSWDFFQPREQRDYLEAVAWVREQPWCNGEFAVTGISYGAISALITAGLRPEGLRAVFAIEAGEDQVRELGLTGGVPTPGMLVWILAVNGFKWLPSVSGLRKAGITRQFLRDRCADPASWVRHAVEIGLTENHPDSFLNPMWASKLARFEDIAVPTWIHGGWHDVYNRSNFRMFDRIPLSGGAKQVLVDDSYHLTAGSGFGAADSPQPIDELQCAWFDRWVKGIDNGIDRYGPVTVRRQGDGKWMRHSRFPDPAVQVTKLYLDPAHSGTAPHAGTDAALTAAPNEVESRLPLPTGRARLSSNNTGVMSMGIALLFGSRFGTDDRHAEAGAVTFTSAPFTVDTVVSGTMNLRLRAEAAGTDAFWSVTVCDVEPDGASVPLTRGALLSTHRAIDTAASDYRDGELLFPLHPLTADAVLPVEPGTPFTLDIEINPTEALLRAGHRLRVAVSRTSTPRHFLAPWRRRRIIGQTIVLDPRDPSYLTFLARAAE from the coding sequence ATGACGGCCCAGCCAAGCATCACCGCGGCGACCACGGTAGCGCCGAACCACCGATTCGAGATCGGCCCGGTGCGATACCCGAAACTGTTCGGCGCCAATACCGTTCCCATCCCGATGTCCGACGGCGCCGTCCTCACCGCCGACATCCTGCGCCCCGGCGACGGTGCCGGGCCCGCCCGCGAACCGCTGCCCGCGATCATCAACTTCACCGCCTACAACAAGATGCTCAACCGCCGGGCAATGCGCTGGCACAACACCTTACGCAGGCTCAGCGCGCAGGTGGGCGGCTCGGACCGGCGGCGGTTCACGGCGCGCGACGTGCTGCACACCCCGGCGGGCGGCATCCTCGAGCCGTTCGTGATCAACCGCACCGCGGTCCTGCGCGGGTACGTCGGGTTGATGATCGACGTCCGCGGCACCGGCACCTCGACCGGCAGCTGGGACTTCTTCCAGCCCCGCGAACAGCGGGACTATCTGGAGGCCGTCGCGTGGGTACGCGAACAGCCATGGTGTAACGGCGAATTCGCGGTCACCGGCATCTCCTACGGGGCTATCTCGGCGCTGATCACCGCCGGGCTGCGGCCGGAAGGGTTGCGGGCGGTGTTCGCCATCGAGGCGGGCGAAGACCAGGTGCGCGAGCTGGGACTGACCGGCGGTGTGCCCACCCCCGGCATGCTGGTGTGGATATTGGCCGTCAACGGCTTCAAATGGCTGCCGTCCGTGTCGGGGCTGCGCAAGGCGGGCATCACCAGGCAGTTCCTGCGCGACCGATGCGCAGACCCGGCCAGCTGGGTGCGGCACGCGGTCGAGATCGGGCTGACCGAGAACCACCCCGACAGCTTCCTCAACCCGATGTGGGCGAGCAAACTCGCGCGCTTCGAGGACATCGCCGTGCCGACCTGGATCCACGGCGGCTGGCACGACGTCTACAACCGGTCCAACTTCCGGATGTTCGACCGGATCCCGTTGTCCGGCGGAGCGAAACAGGTACTGGTCGACGACTCGTACCACCTGACCGCGGGCTCGGGATTCGGCGCCGCCGACAGCCCGCAGCCGATCGACGAGCTGCAGTGCGCGTGGTTCGACCGCTGGGTCAAGGGCATCGACAACGGCATCGATCGCTACGGGCCGGTGACCGTGCGCCGGCAGGGTGACGGGAAGTGGATGCGGCACAGCCGGTTTCCCGACCCGGCGGTGCAGGTGACCAAACTCTATCTCGACCCGGCGCACAGTGGCACGGCACCGCACGCGGGCACCGACGCCGCGCTCACCGCCGCACCGAACGAGGTCGAATCGCGACTACCGCTGCCCACCGGACGGGCGCGCCTGTCCTCCAACAACACCGGCGTCATGAGCATGGGCATCGCCCTGCTGTTCGGCAGTCGGTTCGGCACCGACGACCGGCACGCCGAGGCAGGCGCGGTCACCTTCACCAGCGCGCCGTTCACCGTCGACACCGTCGTGTCGGGAACGATGAACCTGCGTCTTCGTGCCGAAGCCGCAGGCACCGACGCCTTCTGGTCGGTCACCGTCTGCGATGTCGAACCCGACGGCGCGTCGGTCCCGCTGACCCGTGGTGCCCTGCTGTCCACCCATCGTGCGATCGACACCGCCGCAAGCGATTACCGCGACGGTGAACTCCTGTTCCCGCTGCACCCCCTTACCGCCGACGCGGTACTTCCCGTCGAACCCGGCACACCGTTCACCCTCGACATCGAAATCAATCCGACCGAAGCCCTGCTCCGGGCCGGCCATCGCCTCCGCGTCGCCGTGAGTCGCACCAGCACCCCGCGCCACTTCCTGGCTCCTTGGCGCCGACGTCGCATCATCGGTCAAACCATCGTCCTCGACCCCCGAGACCCGAGTTACCTGACATTTCTCGCCCGTGCGGCGGAGTAG
- a CDS encoding FHA domain-containing protein has protein sequence MTVICPDGHESSATDYCDSCGAPIGAGAEPDALCPACGAPSRGRFCEQCGHDSALPAPRPAAETVAAVVWVATVTADREFYDRVLARKGPDADQVGFPAFYPERRIVLYGNDILIGKRSVSQGLSPGIDLGIAPADVGVSRAHATLHLDTDGLTVTDLGSTNGTSVNGSDELIPARVPVRLRSGDRIHLGGWTTIVFSAEPA, from the coding sequence ATGACCGTCATCTGCCCGGACGGGCACGAATCGAGCGCGACCGACTACTGCGACAGCTGTGGTGCGCCGATCGGTGCGGGAGCCGAGCCGGACGCGCTGTGCCCGGCGTGTGGCGCGCCGTCGCGCGGGCGCTTCTGTGAGCAGTGCGGACACGACTCGGCGTTGCCCGCGCCGCGACCGGCCGCCGAAACCGTGGCCGCGGTCGTCTGGGTCGCCACCGTCACCGCCGATCGGGAGTTCTACGATCGGGTGCTCGCCCGCAAGGGGCCCGACGCCGACCAGGTCGGGTTTCCGGCGTTCTATCCGGAACGTCGAATCGTGCTGTACGGCAACGACATCCTGATCGGCAAGCGCAGTGTCTCACAGGGACTCAGCCCCGGCATCGATCTCGGCATCGCGCCCGCCGATGTCGGCGTCTCGCGGGCGCACGCCACCCTGCACCTCGATACCGACGGGCTCACCGTCACCGACCTCGGCTCCACCAACGGCACCAGCGTCAACGGCAGTGACGAGCTCATCCCGGCCCGGGTGCCGGTGCGGCTGCGCAGCGGAGACCGGATCCACCTCGGGGGGTGGACCACGATCGTGTTCAGTGCCGAACCGGCCTGA
- a CDS encoding VWA domain-containing protein, whose product MNSAAENGISVAVDQNEYLADGVGTVDAVVTVETAADLVVAAPPQERLEVLIIDCSGSMATGHKFAGARQATTAALDAMPDGTRFAIVDGTHIARLAFPTEVPSLAANRESRAAARRKLDKLKAGGGTAMGTWLGLTRQLAKKHPGAMVHAILLTDGKNEHEQPAALAAEIEQSQGVFTCDCRGVGTDWRVDELRAIASALHGTVDIVADPAELAADFTAMMRGSMAKAIPELTLRVWTPAGARVRFVKQVAPAIEDLTARRVDTGAQVGEYPLGAWGAEDRDYHVQVEVEPGAPGREKLAARVSVVSNDAVLGQGLVKAVWTTDTELSARISRRVAHYTGQAELAQAVQEGLAARKSGDTETATAKLRRAVELAAESGNEGTAKLLRGVVEVDEQNGTVRLRAGVAAAAEMALDARSTKTARVRKEG is encoded by the coding sequence GTGAATTCCGCGGCAGAAAACGGCATTTCGGTCGCCGTAGATCAGAACGAATACCTCGCCGACGGGGTCGGCACGGTCGACGCCGTGGTCACGGTGGAGACTGCGGCCGATCTGGTGGTCGCGGCACCACCGCAAGAGCGGCTCGAGGTGCTCATCATCGACTGCTCGGGGTCGATGGCGACCGGGCACAAATTCGCTGGCGCCCGCCAGGCCACTACGGCCGCGCTGGACGCGATGCCCGACGGGACCAGGTTCGCCATCGTCGATGGCACGCATATCGCCCGGCTGGCCTTCCCCACCGAGGTACCGTCGCTGGCCGCCAACCGGGAATCCCGGGCCGCCGCGCGGCGCAAACTCGACAAGCTGAAGGCGGGCGGCGGCACCGCGATGGGCACCTGGCTCGGTCTGACCAGGCAGCTGGCCAAGAAGCATCCCGGCGCCATGGTGCACGCCATCCTGCTCACCGACGGCAAGAACGAGCACGAGCAGCCCGCCGCGCTCGCCGCGGAGATCGAGCAGTCCCAGGGCGTGTTCACCTGTGACTGTCGCGGCGTCGGCACCGACTGGCGGGTGGACGAATTGCGGGCGATCGCCTCGGCGCTGCACGGCACCGTCGACATCGTGGCCGACCCGGCCGAGCTGGCCGCCGACTTCACCGCCATGATGCGTGGCTCGATGGCGAAGGCGATTCCGGAACTGACGCTGCGGGTGTGGACGCCTGCCGGGGCGCGGGTCCGGTTCGTCAAGCAGGTGGCCCCTGCCATCGAGGATCTCACCGCCCGCCGGGTCGACACCGGCGCGCAAGTGGGCGAGTATCCGCTCGGGGCCTGGGGCGCCGAGGATCGCGACTACCACGTGCAGGTCGAGGTGGAACCGGGAGCGCCGGGGCGGGAGAAGCTCGCCGCGCGGGTGAGCGTCGTCAGCAACGACGCGGTGCTCGGCCAGGGGCTGGTGAAGGCGGTCTGGACGACCGACACCGAACTGTCGGCCCGGATCAGCAGGCGCGTAGCGCATTACACCGGTCAGGCCGAGCTGGCCCAGGCCGTGCAGGAGGGTTTGGCGGCGCGCAAGAGCGGCGACACCGAGACCGCGACGGCGAAGCTGCGCAGGGCGGTCGAACTCGCCGCGGAATCAGGGAACGAGGGCACGGCGAAGCTGCTGCGCGGCGTGGTCGAGGTGGACGAGCAGAACGGGACGGTGCGGTTGCGCGCCGGCGTCGCGGCCGCGGCGGAGATGGCTCTCGACGCTCGATCGACCAAGACGGCGAGGGTGCGGAAGGAGGGGTAG
- a CDS encoding PP2C family protein-serine/threonine phosphatase, which translates to MTDADPEATLPAAVVSAAPPVAAESRCPGCACTVHAGDRFCENCGHALGGKQVLLPNNEPGPPGACDGCGGTRYDPDGYCTGCGQLRGAPDRFAADLDAVAVITDRGIAHARNEDAVAAAVVDDNTVVIAVADGVSTSEDPQVASGTAAGTGVAACRAALLAGRSAGEAVMAGLEAAAAAVRAIAITEGHAPSCTYVSAVVRAEADGVELTVANVGDSRAYWLHGDAPDDAANPPSQRLTVDDSWAQALVDAGAMDERAAMNDPRAHTLIRWLGADGPVKPWSDNCVRTLRTTGPGVLLLCSDGLWNYLSDATALAEVATKHPPARAARELVEFALRCGGGDNITVALVPVPWSGESGATQ; encoded by the coding sequence ATGACCGACGCCGATCCGGAGGCCACGCTGCCGGCCGCGGTGGTCTCCGCCGCGCCGCCGGTCGCGGCCGAATCACGGTGTCCCGGCTGCGCGTGCACGGTACACGCGGGGGATCGCTTCTGCGAGAATTGCGGTCACGCGTTGGGCGGCAAGCAGGTGCTGCTGCCGAACAACGAGCCAGGCCCGCCTGGCGCCTGCGACGGCTGCGGCGGTACCCGCTACGACCCCGACGGATACTGCACCGGCTGCGGGCAATTGCGCGGGGCGCCGGACCGATTCGCCGCCGACCTCGACGCCGTCGCGGTGATCACCGATCGGGGTATCGCGCACGCGCGCAACGAGGACGCGGTGGCCGCCGCGGTGGTCGACGACAACACCGTCGTGATCGCGGTGGCCGATGGGGTATCGACCTCCGAAGACCCACAGGTGGCGTCGGGGACCGCGGCCGGAACGGGCGTCGCCGCGTGCCGGGCGGCCCTGCTGGCCGGACGTTCGGCCGGCGAGGCGGTGATGGCCGGGCTCGAGGCGGCGGCCGCCGCCGTGCGCGCGATCGCGATCACCGAGGGGCACGCGCCCTCGTGCACGTATGTGTCGGCGGTGGTGCGGGCCGAAGCGGACGGTGTCGAGCTGACCGTCGCCAATGTCGGTGACAGCCGGGCCTATTGGCTGCACGGGGACGCGCCCGACGATGCGGCCAACCCGCCCTCGCAGCGGCTGACGGTGGACGACTCGTGGGCGCAGGCCCTGGTCGACGCGGGCGCGATGGACGAGCGGGCGGCGATGAACGATCCGCGCGCGCACACCCTCATCCGCTGGCTCGGCGCGGACGGACCCGTGAAACCGTGGTCCGACAACTGCGTTCGCACGCTACGTACCACCGGCCCCGGTGTGCTGCTGCTGTGCAGCGACGGCCTGTGGAACTACCTGTCGGACGCGACCGCGCTCGCCGAGGTCGCCACCAAACATCCCCCGGCGCGCGCCGCGCGCGAACTCGTCGAGTTCGCGCTGCGCTGCGGCGGCGGCGACAACATCACCGTCGCCCTCGTCCCCGTCCCGTGGTCCGGCGAGTCAGGAGCAACGCAGTGA